Proteins co-encoded in one Papaver somniferum cultivar HN1 chromosome 5, ASM357369v1, whole genome shotgun sequence genomic window:
- the LOC113280744 gene encoding NDR1/HIN1-like protein 10: MKFHVNDASLTEFYLTNDDILHYNLAVNISVRNSNKIERIFYNEIRLKTYCYSNDLALDSLMSFRQGSESTTLLHPVFQGQTSFKLRGSRLRDFNHDQRDGSYSIYLVMYLRIQMKHAGGGKSEQDYFKVKCGLMRLHLLGSSSTSNNQSGIGGLFQTRRCKLSDDETKF; encoded by the coding sequence ATGAAGTTTCATGTCAATGATGCTTCATTAACAGAATTTTACTTAACCAATGATGATATACTTCATTACAATCTCGCAGTCAACATCTCTGTCAGGAACAGTAACAAAATTGAGCGTATATTCTATAATGAAATCCGCTTGAAAACTTACTGTTACAGTAATGATCTGGCATTGGATTCTTTGATGTCTTTCCGGCAAGGAAGTGAGAGCACAACATTACTTCATCCTGTATTTCAGGGACAAACCTCCTTCAAACTACGGGGTTCTCGCCTTAGGGATTTTAATCATGATCAGAGGGATGGAAGTTATAGTATTTATTTGGTTATGTACCTTAGAATCCAAATGAAGCATGCTGGTGGTGGAAAGAGCGAgcaagattatttcaaagttaaATGTGGATTAATGAGACTTCATTTGTTGGGTTCTTCATCTACTTCAAATAATCAATCAGGAATCGGAGGCTTATTTCAGACAAGGAGGTGCAAACTATCTGACGATGAAACTAAGTTTTGA